A segment of the Hallerella succinigenes genome:
CAGATGGCTGTCGAAGAATTGAACGCAAACCGTCCGATAGATACAATCGGGTGCAAACAATTTGCCTGGGGTGCAATGCATGGAAACTGGCTTAGCGGGGCTTTTATCTTGCTGGTTTCTATTTTGCTTGGCTGGGCTTTGCAAATACCGTTAGCTTTTTTGAATGAAGATTCCGGAATATATTGGGCATGGACTTTAATTGCGACCTTGCTCGGTTGGATTATCGGGTTTGGCTTTTTTGTGAACTTTTTGAGATTTGCTCGAGGAGCGAAAAATTCGATAAAGTGTCTGTTTGTGGGATTTTCCAATATGGGTTTCTTTTTGCGGATTCTTGGAGCCGAATTCTTGCAGGGGATCTTTGTCTTTTTATGGTCTCTTCTTTTGTTCATTCCGGGCTTAGTCAAGATTTATTCTTATACCATGACGGAATTTGTTCTGCTGGACCATCCGGAATATTCTCCGCTGCAGGCGATTACAGCAAGTAAGAAGATGATGTATGGACATCGCTTGGAACTCGTGATGTTGCAACTTCGTTTTTTGGGATGGTATTTGCTTTGCTTGGTGACGCTCGGCATTGCGTGCTTCTGGGTGGTGCCTTATTATATGACGGCCAAGAGCAAATTCTATATGGATCTTCTCGCTCGTGAGGGCGGAATTGCGTAAAAAGAAGCCGATGGATCGTTCGCAGATGATGCGGGCGGTTCATTCCGAAGATACAAAGCCCGAAGTCGTTGTGCGGCGGGCTCTTTTTCGTGCAGGGCTGCGCTACCGTTTGCATCGAAGGGATTTGCCGGGGACGCCGGATATTTATGTTCTCAGGTACAATGCGGTCATTTTTGTGAACGGCTGCTTTTGGCATCAGCATGGCTGCAAGTTCACCTCGCGACCAAAGACTCGTTCGGAATTTTGGAACAATAAGTTCGACAACAACGTGGCCCGCGATGTAAAAACTCTGCAACAGCTTTCGAATGAAGGCTTTCGCGTTGCCGTCGTTTGGGAATGTTCCCTCAAAAACTCTCCCGACCGCGCTACGGAACGCCTGGTGCAGTTTATATTAGGGAACGAAGAATTCTTGGAAATCTGAACGACAAGTCTAATTTTTGACATTTTCTGTCGCGGTAAAAAGTTATCTTTTTAGGGTGTTGATTTTGGGAGGTTTATGCCGCAACATTTGCATTTGAAATTCGCTGTGAATCTGGAAACTTTGGCCGACGAGATGATTGAAGAAATCTCGAAGGCTTGGAAGTCTCCGTTGGATGCCCCGATCGTGATTTTTTCGGAATATA
Coding sequences within it:
- a CDS encoding DUF975 family protein, whose protein sequence is MEQNESLDQNEQLQMAVEELNANRPIDTIGCKQFAWGAMHGNWLSGAFILLVSILLGWALQIPLAFLNEDSGIYWAWTLIATLLGWIIGFGFFVNFLRFARGAKNSIKCLFVGFSNMGFFLRILGAEFLQGIFVFLWSLLLFIPGLVKIYSYTMTEFVLLDHPEYSPLQAITASKKMMYGHRLELVMLQLRFLGWYLLCLVTLGIACFWVVPYYMTAKSKFYMDLLAREGGIA
- a CDS encoding very short patch repair endonuclease, with protein sequence MRKKKPMDRSQMMRAVHSEDTKPEVVVRRALFRAGLRYRLHRRDLPGTPDIYVLRYNAVIFVNGCFWHQHGCKFTSRPKTRSEFWNNKFDNNVARDVKTLQQLSNEGFRVAVVWECSLKNSPDRATERLVQFILGNEEFLEI